From Methylobacterium radiodurans, a single genomic window includes:
- a CDS encoding alpha-2-macroglobulin family protein, producing MARSSRLRHGWALLAGALALAAPVAAQTPPAPAARLAGKAVPKKSFVREDLASAGVRLEAALKDEARGGNRNAAQARRDGEAFVQAGRPAQALPLLAAAVAAEPADPQNWLAYARAADALGNDEQAGTYSERYRRRQAALAAAYTAYLRSSTPQAEARALAFLGEAQGRQSAWRPAIEAYRASLALDDQESVRETYEELRAEHGFRILDYKVDSDAAAPRACFTFSESLAPKTDFAPFVAVAGAANAAVTAEAQQVCVDGLKHGSRYSIVLRQGLPSAVGESLLKAADYEIYVRDRAPQVRFTGRNYVLPRTGQAGVPLLSVNAPKLEVEVLRIGDRGLLPALRSEEFLSQLSGATAQTIADQKGVRVWKGELETAKAELNQEAVTAFPVLQAVGRLEPGLYIMQARPAGTGTEDGDYEQRATQWFVVSDLGLTAFKGRDGVHVFLRSLASADAVADAEIRLVARNNEVLATRRTDKRGYAAFDPGLARGEGGIAPGLVVAQVGDDYGFLDLNLSAFDLTDRGVKGRADAGAVEAYVFPERGVYRSGETVQVTALLRDARGAAIPNLPLTLVVKRPDGVEYRRVQVADQGLGGRALSLPLLSGAQHGTWRIAAYTDPKAPAVGEASFLVEDYVPERLEVDLKPAHPTLRRDEPAEIAVAARYLYGAPGAGLEVSGSVAVLAAQGSGIPGLDGFSVGLDDEPFEATNREIEARATTDASGRTTVTVPVEAPASPRPLEAKVTLAVGEPGGRALSRSVTLPILPAEPVLAIRKGFRELAEGAPATFDVVMAAPDGRRLAQEGVAWTLSRIDRTYQWYRADGRWSFEPVKQVRRLANGTLTLKADEPAKISAPVGFGTYRLEASVPGRPGATASVTFQVGWSGSETADVPDLLDLTLDKGAYAAGDTLRARLNPRFRGRATLTVVGDRVHEVLDVAVPEGGTTVDIPVKAAWGSGAYLVATAYRPLDQAAKRLPGRALGLAWFSVDRAARNLDVSVEAPQKIRPRQDLTLPVRLAGLKAGEEARITVAMVDVGILNLTRYEAPDPTRYFFGQKALGSEIRDVYGYLIDGMQGTQGAIRSGGDGAGGELADSPPTQAPLALYSGVVAVGADGTARVTFPVPAFNGTARVMVTAWSAGRTGQAQADVIVRDPVVLTGTLPRFLNVGDRSRIFVALDNVEGAGGAYTVDLYLSGPVLVGAEAVHSAMRLEAGAKGQLVLPLTAAGPGLARLDLTLSGPGLPGGVGQSFALNIGPGTGPMLRRTVQTLAPGAGLTLSPDLLADILPGTGTVSVAASALPGLDVPALLQALDRYPYGCSEQVVSRAMPLLYVNRLAALDKLALDDKLDERVRESIDRVLARQDSSGGFGLWSAQASNDLWLDAYVTDFLTRARERGFAVPQTAFALALDRLRNAVANTTEVRDGGADLAYAAYVLARNGRPVMGDLRYLADTKIGDFATPLGRAQIAAALALLGDRTRAGKALDSALGALRGARDGRDYRADYGSRLRDGAGLITLAAETGMAREALPPVAAVIGEERAQGRTTSTQENAWLVLAAAGLTKEAESLSFTVDGAPQNGPLARSFRGAALEARPVSVVNTGAAPVQVALGINGNPLAPEPAESRGYTVERTYHRLDGSVVDPARGIRQNDRLVVVLKVTEAKASAARLLLVDRLPAGLEIDNPKLLDADALTGLSFAKSDVAPVHIEFRDDRFVAAYDRTPEQSAFFTVAYTVRAVSPGRYLHPGALVEDMYRPDRYGRTAFGTVEVGAAK from the coding sequence ATGGCGCGTTCGTCGAGGCTCCGGCACGGATGGGCCCTGCTCGCGGGCGCTCTCGCCCTGGCCGCACCGGTCGCGGCCCAGACCCCGCCCGCCCCCGCGGCCCGCCTCGCGGGCAAGGCCGTTCCGAAGAAGAGCTTCGTGCGCGAGGATCTGGCCAGCGCCGGGGTGCGCCTGGAGGCCGCCCTGAAGGATGAGGCCCGGGGCGGCAACCGGAATGCCGCGCAGGCCCGGCGCGACGGCGAGGCCTTCGTCCAGGCCGGCCGCCCGGCCCAGGCGCTGCCGCTGCTGGCCGCCGCCGTCGCCGCCGAGCCCGCCGACCCGCAGAACTGGCTCGCCTACGCCCGAGCGGCGGACGCGCTGGGCAACGACGAGCAGGCCGGCACCTACAGCGAGCGCTACCGCCGCCGGCAGGCCGCGCTGGCCGCCGCCTACACGGCCTATCTGCGATCGAGCACGCCCCAGGCCGAGGCGCGGGCGCTGGCCTTCCTGGGCGAGGCGCAGGGGCGGCAATCCGCCTGGCGGCCGGCGATCGAGGCCTACCGGGCGAGCCTCGCGCTCGACGATCAGGAGAGCGTGCGCGAGACCTACGAGGAGCTGCGGGCCGAGCACGGCTTCCGCATCCTCGACTATAAGGTCGATTCGGACGCCGCCGCCCCGCGCGCCTGCTTCACCTTCTCGGAGAGCCTCGCGCCCAAGACCGACTTCGCGCCCTTCGTGGCGGTGGCGGGCGCGGCGAACGCGGCGGTGACGGCTGAAGCGCAGCAGGTCTGCGTCGACGGGCTGAAGCACGGCAGCCGCTACAGCATCGTGCTGCGCCAGGGCCTGCCCTCCGCGGTCGGCGAGAGTCTCCTGAAGGCCGCCGATTACGAGATCTACGTGCGCGACCGCGCCCCCCAGGTGCGCTTCACCGGCCGCAACTACGTCCTGCCCCGCACCGGCCAGGCCGGCGTGCCGCTGCTCTCGGTCAACGCGCCGAAGCTCGAGGTCGAGGTGCTGCGCATCGGCGACCGCGGCCTGCTGCCCGCGCTCCGCTCCGAGGAGTTCCTGAGCCAGCTCAGCGGCGCCACCGCCCAGACCATCGCCGATCAGAAGGGCGTCCGGGTCTGGAAGGGCGAGCTGGAGACAGCCAAGGCCGAGCTGAACCAGGAGGCGGTGACCGCCTTCCCGGTGCTCCAGGCGGTGGGTCGACTGGAGCCCGGCCTCTACATCATGCAGGCGCGGCCCGCCGGGACCGGCACCGAGGACGGCGATTACGAGCAGCGCGCGACCCAGTGGTTCGTGGTCTCGGATCTCGGGCTCACCGCCTTCAAGGGCCGCGACGGCGTCCACGTCTTCCTGCGCTCGCTGGCCTCGGCCGACGCGGTGGCGGATGCCGAGATCCGGCTGGTGGCGCGCAACAACGAGGTTCTGGCGACCCGGCGCACCGATAAGCGCGGCTACGCCGCCTTCGATCCGGGCCTCGCCCGCGGGGAGGGCGGCATCGCGCCGGGCCTCGTGGTGGCGCAGGTCGGCGACGATTACGGCTTCCTCGACCTCAACCTCTCGGCCTTCGACCTCACCGACCGCGGCGTGAAGGGCCGGGCGGATGCCGGCGCGGTCGAGGCCTACGTCTTCCCGGAGCGCGGGGTCTACCGCTCGGGCGAGACGGTGCAGGTCACCGCGCTCTTGCGCGACGCGCGCGGCGCCGCGATCCCGAACCTGCCCCTGACGCTGGTGGTCAAGCGGCCGGACGGCGTCGAGTATCGCCGGGTGCAGGTGGCCGACCAGGGGCTCGGCGGCCGGGCCCTCTCGCTGCCGCTGCTCTCGGGCGCCCAGCACGGGACGTGGCGCATCGCGGCCTATACCGACCCGAAGGCGCCGGCGGTCGGCGAGGCGAGCTTCCTCGTAGAGGATTACGTCCCCGAGCGCCTCGAAGTCGATCTGAAGCCGGCTCACCCCACGCTCCGGCGGGACGAGCCCGCCGAGATCGCGGTCGCGGCGCGCTATCTCTACGGCGCCCCGGGCGCGGGGCTGGAGGTCTCGGGCAGCGTCGCGGTGCTGGCCGCGCAGGGCAGCGGCATCCCGGGGCTCGACGGCTTCTCGGTCGGCCTCGACGACGAGCCCTTCGAGGCGACCAACCGGGAGATCGAGGCCCGCGCCACCACGGACGCCTCCGGCCGCACCACCGTGACCGTGCCGGTCGAGGCACCCGCGAGTCCGCGCCCGCTGGAGGCGAAGGTGACGCTGGCGGTCGGCGAGCCCGGCGGCCGGGCGCTCTCGCGCAGCGTCACCCTGCCGATCCTGCCGGCCGAGCCGGTGCTCGCCATCCGCAAGGGGTTCCGGGAACTGGCGGAGGGCGCGCCCGCCACCTTCGACGTGGTGATGGCGGCCCCCGACGGGCGCCGCCTCGCGCAGGAGGGCGTCGCCTGGACCCTGTCGCGGATCGACCGGACCTACCAGTGGTACCGGGCGGACGGGCGCTGGTCCTTCGAGCCGGTGAAGCAGGTGCGCCGCCTCGCGAACGGGACCCTGACCCTTAAGGCCGATGAGCCGGCAAAAATCTCGGCGCCGGTCGGCTTCGGCACCTACCGGCTGGAGGCGAGCGTGCCCGGCCGGCCGGGGGCGACCGCGAGCGTCACCTTCCAGGTCGGCTGGAGCGGCTCCGAGACCGCGGACGTGCCCGACCTCCTCGACCTCACCCTCGACAAGGGGGCCTACGCGGCGGGCGACACGCTGCGGGCCCGGCTGAACCCGCGCTTCCGCGGCCGGGCGACGCTCACTGTCGTCGGCGACCGGGTGCACGAGGTGCTGGACGTGGCGGTGCCGGAGGGCGGCACCACGGTCGACATCCCGGTGAAGGCGGCCTGGGGCTCGGGCGCGTATCTCGTCGCCACCGCCTACCGGCCGCTCGATCAGGCCGCCAAGCGCCTGCCGGGCCGGGCGCTCGGGCTGGCGTGGTTCTCGGTCGATCGCGCGGCGCGCAATCTCGACGTCTCCGTTGAGGCCCCGCAGAAAATTCGGCCGCGGCAGGACCTCACCCTGCCGGTGCGGCTCGCCGGGCTGAAGGCCGGCGAGGAGGCGCGCATCACCGTCGCGATGGTGGATGTCGGCATCCTCAACCTCACCCGCTACGAGGCGCCGGACCCGACGCGTTACTTCTTCGGCCAGAAGGCGCTCGGATCCGAGATCCGCGACGTCTACGGCTACCTGATCGACGGGATGCAGGGCACGCAGGGCGCGATCCGCTCCGGCGGCGACGGGGCCGGCGGGGAACTCGCCGACTCGCCCCCGACCCAGGCGCCGCTGGCGCTCTACTCGGGCGTCGTCGCGGTGGGAGCGGACGGCACCGCGCGGGTCACATTCCCGGTGCCCGCCTTCAACGGCACCGCCCGCGTGATGGTGACCGCCTGGAGCGCCGGCCGCACCGGCCAGGCCCAGGCCGACGTGATCGTGCGCGACCCCGTGGTGCTCACGGGCACGCTGCCGCGCTTCCTCAACGTCGGCGACCGCTCGCGCATCTTCGTGGCGCTCGACAATGTCGAGGGCGCGGGCGGCGCGTACACGGTCGATCTCTACCTCTCCGGCCCGGTCCTCGTCGGGGCGGAGGCGGTGCACAGCGCGATGCGGCTGGAGGCGGGCGCCAAGGGTCAGCTCGTCCTGCCGCTGACCGCGGCCGGCCCTGGGCTGGCCCGGCTCGACCTCACCCTCTCCGGGCCCGGCCTGCCCGGCGGCGTCGGCCAGAGCTTCGCGCTCAATATCGGCCCCGGCACCGGGCCGATGCTGCGCCGGACCGTGCAGACCCTGGCGCCCGGCGCAGGCCTCACCCTCTCGCCGGATCTCTTGGCCGACATCCTGCCCGGCACCGGCACGGTCTCGGTCGCGGCCTCGGCGCTGCCGGGCCTCGACGTGCCGGCGCTGCTTCAGGCCCTCGACCGCTACCCCTACGGCTGCTCCGAGCAGGTGGTCAGCCGGGCGATGCCGCTCCTCTACGTCAACCGGCTCGCCGCCCTCGACAAGCTGGCGCTCGACGACAAGCTCGACGAGCGGGTGCGCGAATCGATCGACCGGGTGCTGGCGCGCCAGGATTCGAGCGGCGGCTTCGGCCTCTGGTCGGCGCAAGCCTCGAACGACCTCTGGCTCGACGCCTACGTCACCGACTTTCTCACCCGGGCGCGCGAGCGCGGCTTCGCGGTGCCGCAGACGGCGTTCGCCCTGGCGCTCGACCGCCTGCGCAACGCGGTCGCCAACACCACCGAGGTGCGGGACGGGGGCGCCGACCTCGCCTACGCGGCCTACGTGCTAGCCCGCAACGGCCGCCCGGTGATGGGCGACCTGCGCTACCTCGCCGACACGAAGATCGGTGATTTCGCGACGCCCTTGGGCCGCGCCCAGATCGCCGCCGCGCTGGCGCTATTGGGCGACCGGACCCGGGCCGGCAAGGCGCTCGACTCGGCGCTTGGCGCCCTGCGCGGGGCCCGCGACGGGCGGGACTACCGGGCCGATTACGGCTCGCGCCTGCGCGACGGGGCGGGCCTGATCACGCTGGCCGCCGAGACCGGCATGGCCCGCGAGGCGCTTCCCCCCGTCGCCGCGGTGATCGGCGAGGAGCGGGCGCAGGGGCGCACCACCAGCACGCAGGAGAATGCCTGGCTGGTGCTGGCCGCGGCCGGCCTGACCAAGGAGGCCGAGAGCCTGTCCTTCACGGTCGACGGCGCGCCCCAGAACGGGCCGCTCGCCCGCAGCTTCCGCGGGGCGGCCCTGGAGGCGCGCCCGGTCAGCGTGGTGAACACGGGGGCCGCCCCCGTGCAGGTGGCGCTCGGCATCAACGGCAACCCGCTGGCGCCCGAGCCCGCCGAGTCGCGCGGCTACACGGTGGAGCGGACCTACCACCGGCTCGACGGCTCGGTGGTCGATCCGGCCCGCGGCATCCGCCAGAACGACCGGCTCGTGGTGGTGCTGAAGGTGACGGAGGCCAAGGCCAGCGCCGCCCGCCTGCTGCTCGTCGATCGCCTGCCCGCCGGGCTGGAGATCGACAACCCCAAGCTCCTCGACGCCGACGCGCTCACCGGCCTCAGCTTCGCCAAGAGCGACGTCGCGCCGGTCCACATCGAGTTCCGCGACGACCGCTTCGTGGCGGCCTACGACCGCACGCCGGAGCAATCCGCCTTCTTCACCGTGGCCTACACGGTGCGGGCGGTCTCGCCGGGGCGCTACCTGCATCCGGGCGCCCTGGTGGAGGACATGTACCGCCCCGACCGCTACGGCCGCACCGCCTTCGGCACGGTCGAGGTCGGGGCGGCGAAGTAG
- a CDS encoding MarC family protein, protein MSIESAVQSFLFALSSLFSIVNPVGGALIFAQVTAANSHAERVELARRIGVYAALVMLAALWAGAPILNFFGVSLGALRIAGGLVVAASAWGLLNRPEAREARKQAEVGGEVGPKEAARSRDALAEIAFFPLTLPFTTGPGTIAVAITLGSNRPGPMADRLGFYVAVSSAALCVALLVALLYASADRVVRLIGPVGARVLGRLFAFLLLCVGTQITISGVTDVFGPMFAGR, encoded by the coding sequence ATGAGCATCGAATCGGCCGTCCAGAGCTTCCTGTTCGCGCTCTCCAGCCTGTTCTCCATCGTCAACCCGGTGGGCGGGGCGCTGATCTTCGCGCAGGTGACGGCGGCCAACAGCCACGCCGAGCGCGTCGAGCTGGCGCGGCGGATCGGGGTCTACGCCGCGCTGGTGATGCTGGCCGCCCTGTGGGCCGGGGCGCCGATACTGAACTTCTTCGGCGTCTCGCTCGGCGCGCTCCGGATCGCCGGGGGCCTCGTCGTGGCGGCCTCCGCCTGGGGCCTGCTCAACCGGCCGGAGGCGCGGGAGGCCCGCAAGCAGGCGGAGGTGGGCGGCGAGGTCGGGCCGAAAGAGGCGGCCCGCAGCCGGGACGCGCTGGCCGAGATCGCCTTCTTCCCGCTCACCCTGCCCTTCACCACCGGGCCCGGCACCATCGCGGTGGCGATCACGCTGGGCTCGAACCGACCCGGACCGATGGCGGACCGGCTCGGTTTCTACGTCGCGGTCTCGTCGGCCGCGCTCTGCGTCGCGCTGCTGGTCGCCCTGCTCTACGCCTCGGCCGACCGGGTGGTGCGCCTGATCGGGCCGGTCGGCGCCCGCGTGCTCGGGCGCCTCTTCGCCTTCCTGCTCCTCTGCGTCGGGACCCAGATCACGATCAGCGGGGTCACGGACGTGTTCGGCCCGATGTTCGCCGGGCGCTGA
- a CDS encoding cytochrome-c peroxidase, whose product MAWKVGAAVSAALTMGIAVSVAQAPAPQRAAWRAEYRAPESIPFPESNPYSRVKAELGRRLFFDPILSGDRTRSCASCHQPDLAWTDGLRRALGRTGGDMEFHTPSLLNLAWQEGRFGWDGKFRDLEAVAFGPISAPGNMNLSAEEAVRRLSADPGYAAAFAGAFPDPAVTRERIEAALATFERLIVSAPAPFDAWVAGDEGAISEAAKRGFDLFNGRANCAACHSGWSFSDGSFHDVGVGRGEDVGRGRFVPTSQALQYAFKTPGLRELRGRAHFMHDGSLDSLAAVIDLYDRGGIDRPSRSSEIRPLNLSAAEKADILAFLDTLNAGAASSVAVADIPAAAPKP is encoded by the coding sequence ATGGCGTGGAAGGTGGGTGCCGCAGTCTCGGCGGCTCTGACGATGGGCATCGCGGTCTCGGTCGCTCAGGCGCCGGCGCCGCAGCGCGCCGCGTGGCGCGCCGAGTATCGTGCGCCCGAATCGATCCCGTTTCCGGAATCCAATCCCTACAGCCGGGTCAAGGCCGAGCTCGGTCGCCGGCTGTTCTTCGATCCCATCCTCTCGGGCGACCGCACGCGCTCCTGCGCGAGCTGCCACCAGCCAGACCTGGCCTGGACCGACGGGCTCCGCCGCGCGCTCGGCCGGACCGGTGGCGACATGGAGTTCCATACCCCGAGCCTCCTGAACCTCGCTTGGCAGGAGGGCCGGTTCGGCTGGGACGGCAAGTTCCGCGATCTCGAAGCGGTCGCCTTCGGGCCGATCAGCGCACCCGGCAACATGAACCTCAGCGCCGAGGAGGCCGTGCGCCGCCTATCGGCCGATCCCGGCTACGCCGCCGCCTTCGCGGGTGCCTTCCCGGATCCGGCGGTGACCCGCGAGCGAATCGAGGCGGCGCTCGCGACCTTCGAGCGGCTGATCGTCTCCGCGCCCGCGCCCTTCGACGCCTGGGTCGCGGGCGACGAGGGCGCCATCTCCGAGGCGGCCAAGCGCGGCTTCGACCTGTTCAACGGCCGGGCGAACTGCGCGGCCTGCCACAGCGGCTGGAGCTTCAGCGACGGCTCGTTCCACGACGTCGGCGTGGGCCGCGGCGAGGATGTCGGCCGCGGGCGGTTCGTGCCGACCTCCCAGGCGCTGCAATACGCCTTCAAGACACCGGGGCTGCGCGAGCTGCGCGGACGCGCTCATTTCATGCACGACGGCTCTCTCGACAGCCTCGCGGCGGTGATCGACCTCTACGACCGCGGCGGCATCGACCGGCCGAGCCGCTCCAGCGAGATCCGCCCGCTGAATCTCAGCGCCGCCGAGAAGGCCGATATCCTGGCCTTCCTCGACACGCTGAACGCCGGTGCCGCGTCATCGGTCGCCGTCGCCGACATCCCGGCCGCGGCGCCGAAGCCCTGA
- the pbpC gene encoding penicillin-binding protein 1C produces the protein MPEPTDLPPPSAGEGGPRVSEGRERGTQVPEKARPSCKAQPDPEAGVPSPPLLRRVPSSAEGGGRAWRGLALAAVPFAASAALWLAWPAPLPPLDLAPANLRSTIVTDRAGQLLRPFATADGRWRLPVAAAGVDPRFLAMLTAYEDRRFADHAGVDPAALARAGWQWLRHGRIVSGGSTLAMQVARLVEPRPERSLSAKLRQIRRARELESSLGKAGVLDAYLALAPYGGPVEGVRAAALAYLGREPARLSTAEAALLVALPQAPEARRPDRHPERARRARDRVLDIAAARGVITPAEARTAKTEPVPSERRPFPMRAAHAAEAAVAADPASPIVRLSLDGRLQASLEALAAERAAAAGPGLSAAILVLDNRTGAVLAQVGSPGYLDASRRGAIDMTLAVRSPGSALKPFIYALAFENGLAHPETLLEDRPARFAATYAPENFDLTYQGTVTARRALQLSLNVPAVELLEAVGPARFIARLRAGGAGIILPREAAPGLPVALGGLGITLTDLARLYAGLARGGSVPEVVRRAGAAAPESERRIAEPVAAWYVADTLRGAPPPENALPNRIAYKTGTSFGYRDAWAVGFDRRITVAVWLGRADGAAVPGLVGRGVAAPVLFDAFSRFGGEPEPVARPPGTLSATSAALPPPLRHLRADIPRAPGQATAPLRIAYPPDGSRVDVGHGEGAPAGLALKALGGVPPLTWMVNSLPVDVSARRQSAWVPDGSGFVRISVIDAAGGSDSVVVRVE, from the coding sequence ATGCCCGAGCCGACGGATCTCCCTCCCCCCTCTGCGGGGGAGGGTGGCCCTCGCGTCAGCGAGGGTCGGGAGAGGGGAACCCAGGTTCCGGAGAAGGCGCGGCCTTCATGCAAGGCGCAGCCCGATCCTGAGGCTGGGGTCCCCTCTCCCCCCCTGCTGCGCAGGGTACCCTCCTCCGCGGAGGGGGGAGGGAGGGCGTGGCGGGGCCTTGCCCTCGCTGCCGTACCGTTCGCCGCTAGTGCCGCCCTCTGGCTCGCCTGGCCCGCTCCTCTCCCGCCCCTCGATCTCGCGCCCGCGAATCTCCGCTCCACCATCGTCACCGACCGCGCGGGCCAGCTCCTGCGCCCCTTCGCCACCGCGGACGGGCGCTGGCGGCTGCCGGTCGCTGCCGCGGGCGTCGATCCGCGCTTCCTCGCCATGCTCACGGCCTACGAGGACCGGCGCTTCGCCGATCATGCCGGTGTCGATCCGGCCGCCCTCGCCCGGGCCGGCTGGCAGTGGCTGCGGCACGGGCGCATCGTCTCGGGCGGCTCGACCCTCGCGATGCAGGTGGCCCGCCTAGTCGAGCCCCGCCCCGAGCGCTCGCTCTCGGCGAAGCTCCGCCAGATCCGCCGCGCCCGCGAGCTCGAATCGAGCCTCGGCAAGGCCGGCGTGCTCGACGCCTACCTGGCGCTCGCGCCCTATGGCGGCCCGGTCGAGGGCGTTCGGGCGGCGGCGCTCGCCTATCTGGGGCGCGAGCCCGCCCGGCTCTCCACCGCCGAGGCGGCGCTCCTCGTCGCCCTGCCGCAGGCCCCCGAGGCGCGCCGGCCCGACCGCCACCCCGAGCGCGCCCGCCGCGCCCGCGACCGGGTGCTCGACATCGCCGCCGCCCGCGGCGTGATCACGCCGGCCGAGGCGCGGACCGCGAAGACCGAGCCGGTGCCGAGCGAGCGCCGCCCCTTCCCGATGCGCGCCGCCCACGCGGCCGAGGCGGCGGTCGCGGCCGATCCGGCGAGCCCAATCGTCCGCCTGAGTCTCGACGGGCGGCTCCAGGCGAGCCTGGAAGCGCTCGCCGCCGAGCGCGCGGCCGCCGCGGGGCCCGGCCTGTCGGCGGCGATCCTGGTTCTCGACAACCGCACCGGCGCGGTGCTGGCCCAGGTCGGCAGCCCCGGCTACCTGGACGCCTCGCGGCGCGGCGCGATCGACATGACGCTCGCCGTCCGCTCGCCGGGCTCGGCCCTGAAACCCTTCATCTACGCGCTCGCCTTCGAGAACGGCCTCGCCCATCCCGAGACCCTGCTGGAGGACAGGCCCGCGCGCTTCGCCGCGACCTACGCGCCGGAGAACTTCGATCTCACCTACCAGGGAACCGTGACGGCGCGGCGCGCGCTCCAGCTCTCGTTGAACGTGCCGGCGGTCGAGCTGTTGGAGGCGGTCGGGCCCGCCCGCTTCATTGCCCGCCTGCGGGCGGGCGGGGCGGGGATCATCCTGCCGCGGGAGGCCGCGCCCGGCCTGCCGGTGGCGCTCGGCGGCCTCGGCATCACGCTCACCGACCTCGCCCGGCTCTACGCGGGCCTCGCGCGCGGCGGCTCGGTGCCGGAGGTCGTCCGGCGGGCCGGCGCGGCGGCGCCCGAATCCGAGCGGCGCATCGCCGAGCCGGTGGCCGCCTGGTACGTCGCCGACACCCTGCGGGGCGCGCCGCCGCCCGAGAACGCGCTGCCGAACCGCATCGCCTACAAGACGGGCACCTCGTTCGGCTACCGCGACGCCTGGGCGGTCGGCTTCGACCGGCGGATCACCGTCGCGGTCTGGCTCGGGCGGGCGGACGGGGCGGCGGTGCCGGGGCTCGTCGGGCGGGGTGTCGCCGCGCCGGTCCTGTTCGACGCCTTCAGCCGCTTCGGCGGCGAGCCGGAGCCGGTCGCGCGCCCGCCAGGCACGCTCAGCGCCACGAGCGCGGCCCTGCCGCCGCCGCTGCGGCACCTGCGCGCCGACATCCCGCGGGCGCCGGGACAGGCCACGGCGCCGCTGCGGATCGCCTATCCGCCGGACGGCTCGCGCGTCGATGTCGGCCACGGCGAGGGCGCGCCGGCCGGCCTCGCCCTGAAGGCGCTCGGTGGGGTGCCGCCACTCACCTGGATGGTGAACAGCCTGCCCGTGGATGTGAGCGCCCGGCGGCAATCCGCCTGGGTGCCGGACGGCAGCGGCTTCGTGCGGATCTCGGTCATCGACGCGGCCGGCGGCAGCGACAGCGTCGTCGTGCGGGTCGAGTGA